In the genome of Brachypodium distachyon strain Bd21 chromosome 3, Brachypodium_distachyon_v3.0, whole genome shotgun sequence, the window CCAGTGGAACCAGGGTGCACAAAATGGTAGGAAGAACAGATGTCAGGCAACACAGTAAAAGGTACTAGTACAAACCATGCATATCAGGTAATACAAGGTTCATGGCACAGATGATAGTTCAGATAAGATGATAAGCTCGGGAAAACCAAATCCAAGTCAACAACAGCACACGGTACACAGGTACATACACTGCAGATTTGCGTCGCCATCACAGGAACGGATCAGATCAAGGGAATTCGGTTCGACATTCACTTGTAAACGTGTTCTTATTCTGAGAGGCTACGAGTCATTATCAGCTGATAAGGGTTATGACAATTCAAATAAAAGGTACATTCTGACATAACAACACTACCTTCAGGTACAAGGAGGATAAGGAACATTATTCTCAATGGTCCGAATCTGTTCAGTGTATGTTTGCTCACTGCCTGGTCCATATTCGGTTCGGCAGGTGCTTCTCCATGTGGAAACCGTAAACACCCAGTCCAACATGATAAGAATATCGGATCAGACAGGGGCGTTCACACCTGGGACGACACAATATAGCTATATAATCCAAATGTAGAATGCGATGGCTCGTTGATCTGCTGTCAGCCCCACAGCTAGGAAGAATGATTGTCCCTTCATCTACTGTGCACCCCAGGACCCAGATGGTGGGCCCCATGATTGTTGCGGCTGCGAAGTCCCCTCTCCCATCTGCGGCGGTGGTCTGGGTCTAGCATATTCCGCAAAAATAACCCATCCATCGAGAAACTGCACAGAATTAAAGCTGTGTCAAAACTCAGAAAATAAAGTAGTACACATTGCAGCAAGGCTTTACACAACAGCCCAAAAGGTTCAGAGATCCCAGTCAGAACCAGTGAACCGATACTTTCAGAAAATCAAACCACATCAATTAAATACAGTTTTGTTTCATGCTGGGGGTGTCTACTAATTGCTCAGAAGTCGGAActaatgaaaaatgaaaacaaatcaaGGTAAGTATTAGGAACTACTACtaccaaaaacaaaactagtTATCCCACGACAGGTCAATTGGGCCAGGCCGTAAACTAGTAATTATCAAGAGGAACATAACAAAGTGAGCTTCAACCTGTTCCTAGGTACCGTACCCTTCACAAATGACCAAATACCAACCAGCAAAGTAAATCTATTAAGCACCACCCTGCTGCTGTAGAATTGGTCAAGTAGAAGCCAAAAACTGAGTTTGAATACCAAACAACATTGAGCATGCTCAGCTGTACGGATAGCAGGGAAACAAAATGATTGcaactttattttttaatgAATCTCAACTGTGTGgactaatatttttttttacagaaagCACAATGTAGTAGAAGCATGTGCATgcacatatgcatgatgcTCTCGTACGTTTAATACTGAACGAAAGAAATAGACTGAAGGCATTTAGAGATCGGCAGAAATTGGAACAACAAATATGATAAGAAATCCTTACTTTTCCATCCATTCCTTCAATTCCTTTAGACGCATCTTCGACACTAGCATATCTTACGAAACCAAACCCCTTAGAAAAACCAGTGACACGATCTGTGACAACTCGAGCTGCAATTGGATACACAAGTGAGCACTTCAAGTACAGAAACTGTGAAGAATGATGAAATTCAAATGCAAGAGAAAAACATACCGTGCATAACTTCCCCAAACTTTGCAAAAGCTTCTCTAAGTCCATCGGTTGTTGTACGCTTGCTTAACCCTATAACTCATTGTTATTAGTATGATAACACACGGTTGTGTGCACTGCAAGGCTAAGATGAAAGGAAGCAAAAGGGGCAAACATATAAACTTTAAACTACAATAAAGAGTAAAGACAGTAAAATAGAATAAAATCAATACTGCAATGTTTCTTTAGTCCATTCAATAAATACGCACAACAAGCTGAATATAAATTTTAACTTTTAACATGTTCTGTTACGACATAAATTTAGAAGGTCGTATAACAGAATTGCCCTGAAAGGCGCTTAGTACGTTAGTAGGATGCTTGCTATTACTGTACTGGCTTTGAATGTGCTTAGTAGGATGTTTTCATGTTTCAGCAGTCTCGTGTAGGATCAATTGATACAACTTTACATGGCTGCTCCAGGACAACTGTCCATCCTAAGCTGATTCAATGTAATGCTAGCAACACAACTGATCCAGCGTAATGCTCCTTATGCACAACACAACTGATCCAGTTACCAGTGCTTGGTTAAAGGTCACCTTCATCATTAATGATGGTATGTGGAATTAAAAAATGGCTCCAGAAGCAGaaggaacaaaagaagaaatcaTGAACAGAGAATTGTCATTCAATTCTTTCTCGAACTGAGCTGCTGCTCTCCTATTTGAGCAGTCATTCCACTGATCTTTCGGTTTTGCACAACAGCCTACACTCAAATAGGTGATCCTATTGGAGCAGCAGCTACAGCTTCTATTCCTAGGAGAGGACAGGTTGGCGTAATGTGAAGAAATTGTATGATTCAGGGAGATGGATGCTCTTTTGACATCATAACTCTGTGGTGTTAGCTCAGTTATAAAAATTCGTAGCACATTTGAACAGAAAACCTAGTGTGGCAGAGTCTGTTCTGGTATTTTTAATTGACCAAAATGACACTGGATTGAAGTACATGTCCAGCTTTATGCTCTATCTAAGCAAGGTGTGAATTATTTTATTCATCAACCGCTTTACCACTCCAGAAAACAAATCAGATAAATTCGTCTAACCTCCATGGTTATTCAGGAACCAACAGCAAAGAGTTCATTTTCCCagttaaaaaaagagagttcaTTTCCTGTAGTGGAAACACTTTTACCTACTATCCTGCTAATTATTTCAAGAACTAGTGCCACTATTTCACATCACCTAAACAATGCAAGACATGCTCAGGTTACTCAACAAAATTCATGTCAAGGATTTGCCACCAACAGCACGACGGTACCCCTCTATGTGTTCTTTTTGTCATTATTTTGAACAGAAAACGGAATCAGTATCACAATCACATCTCTTAATTCGTTCCAGCAGCTCGAATCTACAAAATCACGCAGAGTCCTGAATAAGCAACCGCACATGGTATGCTCTGACCATAAAAGTTCTATAATTTCAGAGTCCGAAGCCTATAATGGAGCCCCCACCGAACAAAATCCACACCCAAACAAAAATCCAACGGACCGTAACCGATTGGGGCAAACACCGCGAGACCGAGGCCATTTCTCCGCACTCAGAAGCGAGTTTCTGAGATCAATCTCTGGAAGTGAGCAACGCCCGAGAAGGGTTACGGGCAAGGAATGAAGGGATGATGAGGAACCGTACCGGAGACGAAGAGGTTGGGGGAGGGGTCGGCCTTCGGGGGAGGCGTCGGCGGGCTCGGCGGCGTGAAGGCCGAGATGGAGAACAAGCGCGAGCTCGTCGCCGCGACGTCGGAGATGGCGAACATGCGCCGGAGCCCGGACcttgccaccgccgccgccatcgccgctcCGATTGGGGAAAAGAAGGCTTGCGTGAGGGGTTAGGGATTGGGATCGGTTTTCCCTGCTCTGTTTCGTCCTGGGGTTTAAGAGCCTGTTAGGTCATGCGACTCGAAATGACTAGAATGCCCTTGGGTCTCTGCAGTAGGGTTTATATTTCGAATGACCAGAATGTCCTTGTTTTTTCCTTCATTTCTCAAGAGTACCATGCCAAATTCATACTATGAGAAATCTTCTTTCCCTGTGAGGGCAGGGTTACTCTGCCTTCCACTGGTCAAAATGGTAGTGTCATTCCTTAACCCAGTTGCTAACCTGAAGAGATGAGGGCGCTATTGTCATTTCAAGTGGCAGCACACCTGATGCTGACGAGAATTTAAGACACTTCTCACACAAACTACAGTGAAATGTGTACAGGGTATTCATGATATTCTAACATTGCAAGAGCTTTCAGCAGTCCCACTCACACTGCATTCAGGATCCCAAACAACCAAGTCGAGGCAAAACAACGTGGATAACATTACCCTGGCTAAGAACTAACTTCAGTTCAATCAAACTAAGAGCGAACAAATTCACACGGACACAACTAAATATTACAGAAAATATCACAAGATGCTTGAAGAGTGACATTTCAGATGGATCGGGATTCCAGTCTCTCGTGACATTCAGATGTCATAGTTCACTCAAACTATCAGCATGATCCAAAACTCCAATTCCAGCTCAGCAAGTCGATTGCACAGCACTAGGCTTTGGAAGAATTTGCGTGTTCCCCAATACAAGGTCGTGACTCGAGACGGTAGAATTAAGCACACCCTTTTGTTTCGGTATGTGAGTAAATCCCTGCAAAAAAGTTGCACAATAAGAATTTGGGTCCGTTTAAACATGAATACGTAGGTAAAGGGGGGATTTGCATGCATTTCTACCTCATGAAGACGCTGACTCAGGCTGAGTGGCTTGTTGCTTCGGTCTCCTGCTGGCAGGAGGTCCATCCCTTCGCCTCTCATACCGCCTGCTTTCGTACTTTGATGTCCTCCGCTCCTTTGGTTGGTAGGTTGGGTATGTGCATGGGATTATCTCACCATTTATGTATTTATCACCTGAAAGAGAattaaaaagaacaaaaatagTGAAGAACTCGTGCTACAGAAGCGGGAAGCACATAAATGACAGCTGGAGATAATAGTGTCGCACTGACCTCCATAGTCTTTGTTTTTGACATCGATGTAGGAATCAGGGAGCACCCATAGAACACCAGGCAGACCTACAGGCATCGCAAGGCCAGTTTTATACAAGGAAATTCCGAAAATGTTCCACAAAAATGGTTTTGTATGTACTGAAACAACCCGCACAATCGAGGATTACCCTTGAACTTCTCGGACGTTTCTTCGTCGACAGTGCACTGGAACCCAGTGTAAGTGGTCGTGCTGAAGGCATACATGTTCTTCTTCGCTTCCTCCATGCTGCAGTTGTAACCAAATACTCAGTCCAGACTTGCACATTGTGTAGAATTTGGTTCACCAGATCAAACAAAATAAGGACAATTCAAGCCTACAAACACTATGCACTGCTATATCCAACTGCACAGACGCTCACGTCTCAACGAACATGGCGCGGTTGATCTTCCCACAGCTTGGAAATCTAACCAATTGCCGTTTCATGTGAAATTCTGAAAAGCATTTTCAGAAGCATGATAGAACTTCCACGGCAGGGACCAACCGAATGGGACGTTTAAACTTCACTATGAGATAAATTGCAGGACTCCGGTTCCAACAGCAATCTGGGCATGCTCCATCGTCTCTTAGAACTAGCAGTAACTAGCATTATACTACCAGTACTGAACTACTGAAACAGCATTTTTGGTACTGAGCAATGTCTAGGAAGAACTGAAGGAACCTGCTGCGGCACGGGGAATGGAAACAGATGGAAGAGAAAAGCGCGGTGAATGTAGCAGGTACCTGCCGAGGACGGTGGCGAGGGTGTTGAGGTAGGTGTCGATCATCTGCTCCCGCGTGGGCGCGGGGTCCTTGGGGAACTCCATGACGATCAGCCAGTGGTTGTAGTCGCACCCGGGGAGCAGTATCGTCTCCCTCTGCTCGCTCCCCGGCGCCGCGCGGGCCGCCGTCAGCCTCATCGcccgtcccgccgccgccgccgccgccgcgagggcgatcgccgggaACACCGTGCCGGCGGAGGAAGCGCGGGGGAGCGCCGCGGTGGATGCGGAGAAAGAGGGCCTGGCGGGGAAGGCGAAGGACCTGGTGGCCGCGACccgcgcggtggcggcggccgtcggGAGGGAAGCCATTGCAGCGCTCGAGTGCGAGTGTTTGGGAAGAAGCGAGGTTTTTGCGAGTTGGGGATAAGGTGAGCgaggagagaagaagaagaagatattTCTCGGCCAGGGGGTTTAGGCAGCGTTGTGTAATTGGGCCTAAGGACGGGCCGAATTCCAGCCCAGTGTTTGCCTCTggacttcttctttttttgaggcTGTCTCTGGGCTTCTTCGATCCACATAAATTTGCACGGCAAACAgttccaaaacaaaatccctcaaaaaaaaaaggatgcaCCGAGCacagttcaaaaaaaaaaggatgcaCTGAGCAGTGAAAGGTTCGCTTCAACTAGTAGATGTCAAAGATTTCTGTGAAAAGATTACACATAATTTTCGTTCGTAAAAAGAAATtcgtgaagaaaaaaaacatactcctACTTCTTGTCCGTGGTCAATATAAACAGGTTTGGTGCGCTTCACTACATCTTATGTTTGACAAAAAAATGTGTTTGGCCATTGATCAGATTACATGTTTCTACGTACATGAACATTGATCTAGATGACTTATTTGCCCGTGCTTCACCGGCTGGTGTTTTTTAGTTTAATGAGTCAAACCGGGCACCGGCCGGACATCTCTCTTCGCTTTTGTCTTTGGCCGCAAAGCCTTCATCTTTTGGGGCATTTGTTTCCTTCTCACCCAGCCCAGTCAAAGTCTCTTTGCGCAAAGTATGGAGGCGAACGTTGACTGTTTGACCGGGACAAGGCTAGAATTGCGACCAAGGAAAACCTGGACGACCCAGTCTTCCTACAAAATCTTCTCTAGAACATttatttgagtaaatttttttttgaaaaagataaGGGACCAGCAAACCATATAGCTCAAACAAACAGACAAACGTCTGCATGCTAAGATGAGTGCCCACAGCCCCACAAATCCACAATGCAACACGTGGCAAAGCCAGGGTAGGCAAGCAAAAGAGAAGATCCAAACACATTGGAGCCCCCTAGTCCCCTGCTGCTCTCTCGGCCAACGACAAAGCAAATCAATCGTCTAGAACCTTCGATTTGGCAGCTTCCATTTGGCTAACAAGATTGTTCATCCTCAAACATATCACGATGACGGATACAAACGTTTTGTAAAGCGAAATTTCCGTGCAAATGTTCGAAAACCCGCATCTCGACGTCGAAAACAGGAATCAAACCCGAGAGGATGGATTCGGTTGCGCAACCACTGTCGAAGTTTCGTTCTCAACGTGACGATATCTAGGCGGGTGGATGTCGAGGGTCTACCTCGGCAATACTCTGATTCGAGGGTTTTCGATTGAATGAGAGCACGGGGTGCACCACTGATCTTGTCGACTAACAAAGATTAGGGGAGCCGCAAGGTTTACCCATCTTCAGGGCCCTCAGAAGGTAaaacccctacgtcctgcttttggtgtattgtattgattggGATTACAGAGGATCTATGAAGCTATGATGCGCAGATGAATCTGGCGTGAATGTGTAGAGATCCCCCTTCCTGACTCCCCTCCTAGTCTTATATACTGGCGGCTAGGTCTCGGACATGATAATCGGAAATGTTACAATCAAATCAGTTTAGTCTGGTACGATAAGATCATGTTCCTTGACTTGAACCGCACTTTGATGGACTCGACCTGCATATACTCGTTGGGCCTTCGAGTGGACCCCCTAATTGGCTGCATCAGGTATATGAAGGTAGAGGACTCGAAGAGTTATTCCCTCGTTAGTTAGCCCCCGAGTCCCTGTTCGGGTGCAACCTCGGGTAGGGACTCAAGAGTCTCTGTTTCAGTAACTTGATCACATGTCAAGACGTAGATATTTTCTGGTTTTAACTGTTCGTCATTCGATTGATTCGAACGTTTATCAAACCTGTATTGAGGAAATCCCTAGCTTGTGACTCTGAAGCCACAGAGCATTTCTGTGTTTTATACTGATATTGTGTGGGATGGTTGCATAACGGGCCTGAAATAGTCGATCggtcgagtccagttaattgcGCCGAGGCAAAAACTCTGTTAGCATACGTCAACACTCGAGTCCCCAAGCTCGAGCCTGGATAACTGGCGGTATTCGAGTCAAACCTGCCGGGGGTTTACAGACTCGAAATCCAGTACTGTAAGGCGATCAACCAACGCGTCCGTTGGGATCTTTTCTTCATGCAAGCGCATGGATAGTTTGGAATCGCCTGATGATGCTGATTTCCAGGCCGAATGATAAACCATCGGGTCTTAGCTTCACGTTATGAACGTGGCTTCAGGTTTGTTTCGCAGTCTGTGCGACTTGGATATCACTGTCGAGTGCCCATGAATGGGATACACTTTGAGTTCCTGTACTGTCGGGTGGCAATCCCGAGTTTTCTAGAACTTGACTTGACGTCTCAGCTGATGCTGTGATTTAAATAATATGGGCAGTCGATGGGACGTACCTTATGCTCTGTGCGCAGACTGAATTGAGTACTGTGGATGTGATCAGTCTGATTTGACCATACGACGTGCGCGAGATTTTAGGCGCAATGATAGCTGTAGTGGGTTCTTGAACCAACGGAGGGGGGAACGGTTCATTTCTGCTGGGGCCACGCGTCATACAAGGATGTGATACACGTGGCACCATCCTAAATCGTGCGGCGGTGATTCCGCTTCGTGCCGTTACcaatcgtcttcttccttcctcaaATCACCCCCCGGTCTCCCCCATTTCTCTGCATTCTCCTTCTGCGCTCTGCTCTCTTgcccaaaccctagccttcGCTCCGTCGCACTTGCTCCCACTTCCTCCATCACTGCCATTGCGCGATCCCCGCCATGGGCAGAAAGAAGATctcctccgtcgccggcgcTAGCGTCGCTGCTGACGGCAAGAGGGCGTCTCGCGACGCTCTCTCGCCTTGGACAAGAAATCCAAGAAAGCTGTCGAGGTCGCGCCTGGCGGTGACAAGAAGGCCGGGGAATGGAAACGCTCCGGGATCACGGGGAGTCATCTCTCGGTGATGTGGAAGCACGGGCTCATTCCCGGCGAGGACTCCGGCAAGGTCCGTGTCCCGGGCAACGAGGTAACTCCCCGTCCCAAGCCTGGGGAGAGAGTTGTGTTCTACGACTTCGTGATTCGTGGTCTCTCTCTTCCTGCCCACTTCTTCTTCCATACGCTGCTGCTAGCGTACGGGCTTCAGATGCACGATCTGACGCCCAATAGCTACCTTCACATTGCGTGCTTCATCACGCTCTGTGAGTGCTATTTGGGCATGGAACCGCACTGGGGTTTGTGGAAGAAACTGTTCATCATCAAGCGGCAGGGTAAGGGCAACTGGATCTACAAGACCGGCGGCGCCAACATCCAAGTCCGCGGAGATGTCCAGTACTTTTCCCTTCACCAAATCGAGTCAGTGCAGCAGTGGAGGACTCGATGGTTTTATCTCCAAGATGAACTAGTCAACGGCAAGGACTTCAGTCTGCCCGAGTTCTCCGCCTCCGCTCAGGTGAGAAAGTTGAAGTCTTGGAATCACGAGCTAACAACCGAAGAGGATGCAGAGGCTACCGTTCTGCTAAAGCAAGTGGCTGAGCTTCAACAGACTCCGGAGAAGGAAGTGATTGGTCTGCAACTCATCACCCTCTTCATGAAGAGGCGGATTCAGCCGATCCAGGCCAGAGCCCACTCCATGTGGGAGTACTCAGGGTCGTCAAACTCCACTCGCGTCTGTGCTGAAGATTTGTCGGACGAGGACCTTCTGACTCGAGTAGGGGTGGTCACCCGAAAAGAGATCACCCTGGAAGATTTGGAGT includes:
- the LOC100830956 gene encoding multiple organellar RNA editing factor 9, chloroplastic, whose amino-acid sequence is MASLPTAAATARVAATRSFAFPARPSFSASTAALPRASSAGTVFPAIALAAAAAAAGRAMRLTAARAAPGSEQRETILLPGCDYNHWLIVMEFPKDPAPTREQMIDTYLNTLATVLGSMEEAKKNMYAFSTTTYTGFQCTVDEETSEKFKGLPGVLWVLPDSYIDVKNKDYGGDKYINGEIIPCTYPTYQPKERRTSKYESRRYERRRDGPPASRRPKQQATQPESASS
- the LOC100830645 gene encoding organelle RRM domain-containing protein 2, mitochondrial, with amino-acid sequence MAAAVARSGLRRMFAISDVAATSSRLFSISAFTPPSPPTPPPKADPSPNLFVSGLSKRTTTDGLREAFAKFGEVMHARVVTDRVTGFSKGFGFVRYASVEDASKGIEGMDGKFLDGWVIFAEYARPRPPPQMGEGTSQPQQSWGPPSGSWGAQ